Part of the Siniperca chuatsi isolate FFG_IHB_CAS linkage group LG6, ASM2008510v1, whole genome shotgun sequence genome, TTCATTAGCATAGTGAAAGAAGATTTCCAACTCAATGTTTTACCCTGTGATGACCTAGTGCCCTTTTCAGGGTGTTTGCCTGCCGTTTAGTGTATGATGAGTGACCCTAATGAATGCTGACAAAAAAATCCAGCATAAACAATACTGACTTGGGTGAGATTGGTGATTGTGTCCATTTGCCCAGCTGACTGAAGTGTATCCCACTTTAATCACATGAATCTTAAATCAAGAATTGGATAAAACTGCTTTGTGACATGAAGATATTGTAAATGACCAGTGATTTAGTGCTTAACAAACGAGGTGGTAGCTTATGTGACTTCAGTGATCATCATAAGGTAAACACGAATGTGAATTGTGTAttcaaaactattttacataccttttaatgaaatatcttgcagcatttgcttttttgcagtTTCAGTCTAAAACAATGATTAAATTCTACTTagcaaatgtgtgtaaatgtgcattttgactggtttaaccccccccccccaaaaaaaatctttggCCATAAAACAAGAATGGCAAGTTGACACAAATCTTTGatgtagtggagaaaaataGGCTGTCTTGCGTATTGCCACGATGTATTCATCCGCTGCGCAGTATATCATGCAATGAGGCAGCAGGGCAAAGAACGACCCAGGCGGAGTGATTTAGTGAGGACTACACCCAAGCGCCTGTCCGATTGCAGCGGCTTCTCTTCGTTGCCTAGACCAGAAGAAAGCCGGGACGTGACGGATCCGGGGGGGTTCTGCTTGCTGGAGGCCCGTTAAACCACTGATAAATACAGCTTCTTCGTCGCTCAAGAGGCGTTTGTGACCTAACTTGACCCTACGTATTTTTCATCTTAGAACTAATTTCACAAACATGTCCTGGCAAAGCTACGTGGACAACCTGATGGCTGATGGCAGCTGCCAGGACGCGGCCATTGTTGGGTACACGGACGCCAAATACGTCTGGGCATCGTTTGTCGGCGGTACCTTTGCCAACATAACGGTTAGTATACTCTCTGTGTCAATATCTAGGCTTACacgggagaaaaaaaagtacacTTTGCATGCCGGTGCGTTTGTCTGCATAGCAAGGCCTTGCTGAATGAGGATAAGGCGAGCAGTCTGTGCTACACATGGTGTCCggtggtcacacacacaaatgcattagCTCCGTTGCTTTTCAACCTATTATCAGTCTTCGtcgtttttatttctttcaagtAAATGTACCATACGCGATGACCTTAACGttcacattatttttcttttggaaatAGCCACAGATGACTCAAGCCAGTGACTGATGGTACCGCGGACTTAAGCTAAAAGGGCTAGCTTAGCAAGCTAGCTACCGTCAACTAGCCGTGTTTGCTTGTGATACCGGTCAGATAAGATGAGCACGTCGGACAAAGCATAATCAATTTGGAGATTGTATTCTAAACCAGCACccaacttaaaaaaacaacttttctcCTGGATTTGGTCGGTTGTGGTTAAAACCCgcttattcatattttttatttatttattttttttggcggACAACACCTTCTACCAGCAGCGTAATGTTAACATTGATTAGCAAACTACAGCTCGCGGTTAGCTAAAATCAGGCCGTTCATCCCCATTGGAAAACCATCATTAGCTGACGCTAATGGCGCAACGTTAACGGTGCTCTCACGCGTTCTTGACGCGCTGGCGTGCCGTTGGTCTTTCTCGTTTTTTCCTATTGGGCTTCTGTGAATCACCCTGCCGCTACCGCCCCTTATTTTCCAAGATGGCGGCCACACTCCCAGTTTCTTATTCATTTTGTTCATGGGAGATAATCGAGACGTTTGGTCTCTGTTAGCATTTGCAGCAGCGGTCCAGATTGGTTCCCTGTCGAAAGCTCACGTTTTTAAGTTACCCCACGTAGACATCAATAGATTACAGCGTTTATGTAACTCTAACTTGGTCAAACAATCGTCTTCGGCGCTTCATCGAGCCTCCATTTTGtgtgttaaataaatgattagtcaataatttaaatatttgcgTGTAGGTGAATGCATCATGAGTCAAAATGTGACCGTAACAAACGTGTCGTTATTTCGACGAGCCTGTTAGCTATGAAATGATAACCCATGCTACAGACGAGTGAACTATGAACGAGTGTGCAGCTGTTACTTGGGAGTGTCCACTCGGGCCACTGGAGCAGGGTAACGTTATCCTTTTTTGAAGACGCAAATTTGTATAATGTCAACGTAAATTGACACTATCGTGTTTTCTTGTCCGTGTGGAAAAGCTCATGTGAAGCTAGAGCTAATTTCCCTCTGACCAGCGTTAGCAAgcctgctttttctttttttttttcccctactTTTCTCCCCCCCCCAAAGACCCGGTGATCAAATTTGCTGAACAAGTTGTAGAAGTGCAGAAAGCTAACCCAGAATATGTTAAACAGCGGTGTCAGTTCAGTGCTGAAATAAAGCATTGGTTTCCCAATGGGTAAATACGGTGAATTTTTAATTGTCTAACGGGGCCTCAACATGTAGCTGCTACCCGCCATGCTAACGCTGTCTGATCAGTAGAAATCATTCagtttcccttttttcccctgaaGGGTTTTATGTGTGCCATGACTGTGCAGTTCTGGAGTTGAGGGGCGACGCCTTTTGTTCTGCAGACTGGTTCAAAGGATAAATCCGGTTTAAACATGTGTTAATAACGACAGTGCGGTGAAATACCATTTTTGGACATGTAAGCAAAAGTGGTCGCAGAAAGTGTAAAATTAGCAGGTGTCGGACCATGTAGCAGATTTCTCAGCATAATGTTTTTGTCAGCTGTAGTGGGCCTCTGAGAAATCTGGTTTTGCCAGTGATAGTTTATCGGAGTCAGCTGTGTCTTTAAACAGACATGCACTTTTGGACATCCTTTCTCAATACTTGAATACCATCTACTGTCCTGACCAACttagcacaaaataaaaaaaaaagcacatttcttaTCGTACAAATACTTGGTAAGACCCTCAGTCttaaactttttttgtaaactaTCTTGACTTATTCTACTAAATCAtcttaaacaaaatatttcctaTCAATTTAGGTTAAATGACAGATGGCAACATTAAATAGTGACGCATGTGAGAAGTTTGGATTTATTTTGGTAAATGGAAAAGGGCAATATGTCAAACTAAGATAAAATCCTCAGGTATTAACCAGCATTATAAGATTGAATAATAACCTGAGCTCTTAATCATTAACAGTGCAGCCCTGTCTTAATTGAATTCATTATACCTGTACTTAGCATCTTGGCCAGTTACAGAAGCAGTCCCGTGTTGAGTTTTACACTCAAATATCCTGTTCAACTAAAATGTAGTTAtcccttttcttttatttgatgtaATTATGGAAACGAGGACCCTCCCCCATAGATTTAAAACTGATATCCGGTTatagcattttcttttctgaaaaAGGGAagcataatatatatttatatacttgCACTCCACAGCCACACTGGAGGGCTGCAGGTGTACTATGCTGTGTGTAGGAGTATGGTGTTGTCTATTTGAGGTTAACTAAGGGAACTGGCTCTATTTACCTGTTAGTGTGGGTAAACTGGACAGTCAGTTGTActatcacttttttttaattaactaaACTAAAGAGATAGTAGTACTTCTGCTTCAGTGTTCAAAAGCATAAACATCAGTTCTCAGCAGTATAAGGTATCATACATATTTCATGATTAGAGATATTATTAATGTCAAATTCTTAACttaattcatttcaaaatgtatcGCTCAATTAATTATGCAAAAACACAGGAGGGGTGTCCAGTACGTTTTAATAGCACTGTAAAATATCTCttgtagagaaagagaaaattggGAGCTGAGAGGTAGAGGAATtaaactgtttatttgtgtggTACTTAATCAGTCTCAAAAGGCTTCACAGCACCCACGCTACGGAGCAATACTGAGAATTATGCTCAACAAGAGCAATGGAAAAACACCCACAAATCATCACTAAGGGGAAAAACAGGAAAGCCTCAAGTCTACCTCAATTGATGGACATTGTGCATTAAGATTGGCAGTGATGTACATGTACCTGACTCCTTGATTTTGTGTTCCCCTCTAGCCTGAAGAAATCGACGTGTTAATAGGAAAGGACAGGGAGGGATTCTTCACCAGTGGGATGACCTTAGGCAATAAAAAGTGCTCCGTAATCAGAGACAGCCTCCAAATTGACAGCGACTGGACAATGGACATCCGAACAAAGAGTCAAGGAGGAGAGCCAACATACAACGTTTCTGTAGGCAGAGCCGGCAAAGGTGAGCCCCATGTTCAGC contains:
- the LOC122878355 gene encoding profilin-2-like isoform X2, producing the protein MSWQSYVDNLMADGSCQDAAIVGYTDAKYVWASFVGGTFANITPEEIDVLIGKDREGFFTSGMTLGNKKCSVIRDSLQIDSDWTMDIRTKSQGGEPTYNVSVGRAGKVLVLVMGKEGVHGGGLNKKAYSMAKYLRDSGF
- the LOC122878355 gene encoding profilin-2-like isoform X1 — protein: MSWQSYVDNLMADGSCQDAAIVGYTDAKYVWASFVGGTFANITPEEIDVLIGKDREGFFTSGMTLGNKKCSVIRDSLQIDSDWTMDIRTKSQGGEPTYNVSVGRAGKALVFVMGKEGVHGGQLNKKAFQMAEYLRKSGY